A genomic window from Candidatus Nomurabacteria bacterium includes:
- a CDS encoding SurA N-terminal domain-containing protein, protein MKDSKKSSIPGSKRARRFLTPRVRKKQARSVTDDAIPRITNDTVSKHREEVISGAKKYIYPLQHSRHRIVIVSVSILVALIVGFATYTILSLYKFQSTSAFAYQITKVVPLPFAKVDGTYVPYEEYLFELRHLIHFFEEKGGVDFTSEQGAQQLQEEKKKIRDLIINNTYAEKIAREKGITVSEDEVNSQIDTLKKLGLLGSEQQVFEEVLRSNYDWSIADFRRSIKQQLLNAKVVQALDPSVRAKADTVLAEISAGKDFATAAQESSDDIGTKENGGNLGIVDANKAYLPQEYEALTAMQPGDVSGVIVLDNGLAIVKHLGFEGEKIKAAHIVFKYKELAEYLNDYKAQKPATVYVKID, encoded by the coding sequence ATGAAAGATAGTAAAAAATCATCAATACCAGGCAGCAAACGCGCCCGACGTTTTTTAACGCCGCGGGTTCGTAAAAAGCAAGCGCGATCTGTAACAGACGACGCTATTCCTCGTATTACCAACGATACCGTGAGCAAACACAGAGAAGAAGTCATTTCTGGTGCCAAAAAATACATCTACCCCTTGCAGCATTCGCGACATCGAATTGTTATAGTATCTGTTAGTATTTTGGTAGCTCTTATTGTAGGCTTTGCCACGTACACCATTCTTAGTTTGTATAAATTTCAATCTACTTCTGCATTTGCCTATCAGATTACTAAAGTGGTACCGCTACCATTTGCAAAAGTTGATGGTACGTATGTTCCGTATGAGGAATATTTATTTGAACTTCGCCATCTGATTCACTTTTTTGAAGAAAAAGGTGGGGTAGACTTTACCAGTGAACAAGGTGCCCAGCAATTACAAGAAGAAAAGAAAAAAATACGCGATCTTATCATTAATAATACGTACGCCGAAAAGATAGCAAGAGAAAAAGGTATTACTGTCAGCGAAGATGAAGTCAACTCTCAGATTGATACTCTTAAAAAACTTGGGCTACTAGGCAGTGAGCAGCAAGTATTCGAAGAAGTCTTACGCTCTAATTATGATTGGAGTATTGCTGATTTTAGACGTAGTATTAAGCAACAATTACTTAATGCCAAGGTTGTACAAGCACTTGATCCATCTGTACGGGCCAAGGCAGATACAGTATTAGCAGAGATCTCTGCAGGTAAGGATTTTGCCACTGCCGCACAGGAGTCCTCAGATGATATTGGCACGAAAGAAAATGGTGGCAATTTGGGTATAGTTGATGCAAATAAAGCTTATTTACCACAAGAATACGAAGCTCTTACCGCTATGCAGCCGGGCGATGTTTCAGGGGTGATAGTATTAGATAATGGCTTAGCTATCGTCAAGCACCTTGGCTTTGAGGGCGAAAAAATCAAAGCTGCACATATTGTATTTAAGTATAAAGAGTTGGCAGAATACCTTAATGATTACAAAGCTCAAAAACCAGCGACTGTTTACGTAAAAATAGATTAA
- a CDS encoding MGMT family protein, whose protein sequence is MQPRSDFTKAVYAEIAKVPAGSVISYSQLAVWCGHPGAARVVGQIAHFGDPLLPWHRLVYADGRLAHGYVPGGPTQQKQLLIAEGVRFSNDKVIMKEYQL, encoded by the coding sequence ATGCAACCGAGGAGTGATTTTACAAAAGCTGTGTATGCAGAAATAGCCAAAGTACCAGCAGGCTCTGTTATTTCGTATAGCCAACTTGCTGTTTGGTGTGGTCACCCAGGGGCTGCTCGGGTGGTGGGCCAAATTGCGCATTTTGGCGATCCTCTTTTGCCTTGGCATCGCTTGGTATACGCTGACGGTAGATTGGCACATGGGTATGTACCAGGTGGTCCAACTCAACAAAAGCAGCTACTTATTGCAGAGGGAGTGCGGTTTTCAAACGATAAAGTCATCATGAAAGAATATCAACTGTAA
- a CDS encoding nucleoside-diphosphate kinase (catalyzes the formation of nucleoside triphosphate from ATP and nucleoside diphosphate), translating to MERTLIILKPDTIKRAIAGEILTRFEKAGLKIIGLKMMTPSQDLVTKHYPDALVPIVGNKTKKDWDNYGIDYKETAEEIGEMIVTATREFMRSSPVIAAVLEGGHAVEVVRKMVGSTGPKDSAPGTIRGDYAHLSLGRASLKKKGAANLIHASGTVEEAEKEIAMWFDDSELFEYETVHEVLTRV from the coding sequence ATGGAACGAACACTCATAATATTAAAGCCGGATACAATAAAACGAGCCATTGCGGGCGAAATCTTAACACGATTTGAAAAAGCAGGCTTAAAAATAATTGGCCTTAAAATGATGACTCCAAGCCAAGACCTTGTAACGAAGCATTACCCTGACGCACTTGTGCCTATTGTTGGTAATAAAACAAAAAAAGACTGGGATAATTACGGTATAGATTATAAAGAAACTGCCGAAGAAATTGGTGAAATGATTGTGACAGCAACCAGAGAATTTATGAGGAGCTCGCCAGTTATTGCAGCCGTGCTCGAAGGCGGCCATGCGGTAGAGGTTGTTAGAAAAATGGTTGGCAGTACCGGTCCAAAAGATTCTGCTCCAGGAACAATCAGGGGCGATTATGCTCATTTAAGTCTAGGGAGGGCATCGTTAAAAAAGAAAGGTGCTGCTAATTTAATACATGCTTCTGGGACTGTAGAAGAAGCAGAAAAAGAAATTGCCATGTGGTTTGACGATAGTGAACTATTTGAATACGAAACCGTTCACGAAGTGTTAACCCGAGTGTAG
- a CDS encoding tyrosine-type recombinase/integrase, which produces MSYNISMDLETLIGDYLEYMAIERGRSKKTIANYSHYLTRLVDFAGDVTIDEVTPDLIRKWRLWLNDLGSDRSDELGKATQNYHLIALRNFLKYCHKRDIAAMSADQIELAKVARTKVTFLDKDELERLLEQPNTQEIAGLRDRAILELLYSSGLRVSELVSLDTAHINLKRREFTVRGKGQKDRPVFISQQAADWVQLYIDTREDALPALFISYGGKAATNTTGNYRRLTPRSIQRMVARYALLAGITKHVSPHSLRHSFATDLLMNGADIRSVQAMLGHSNIATTQIYTHVTDPHLRAVHEKFHNKA; this is translated from the coding sequence ATGTCGTACAATATAAGTATGGATTTAGAAACGCTCATTGGGGATTATTTAGAATATATGGCTATAGAGCGTGGCCGTTCAAAAAAAACAATTGCCAACTATAGCCACTACCTAACGCGTTTGGTTGATTTTGCAGGTGACGTAACAATAGATGAAGTAACGCCTGATTTAATACGAAAATGGCGCCTGTGGCTAAATGACCTTGGCTCTGATAGGTCTGACGAGCTTGGTAAGGCGACACAAAATTATCACCTAATTGCCCTGCGCAACTTTTTAAAATACTGCCATAAACGTGATATTGCAGCGATGAGCGCCGACCAAATAGAGCTCGCTAAAGTAGCGCGCACAAAAGTTACCTTTTTAGACAAAGACGAGTTAGAACGGTTGCTAGAGCAACCCAACACACAAGAAATAGCTGGTTTGCGCGATAGAGCGATATTAGAATTACTGTATTCTAGCGGTTTGCGCGTTTCTGAACTAGTGAGTCTAGATACAGCGCACATAAACTTAAAGCGCCGTGAATTTACCGTACGTGGTAAAGGCCAAAAAGATCGCCCAGTGTTTATAAGCCAGCAAGCGGCTGATTGGGTGCAACTTTATATAGATACGCGTGAAGATGCATTACCTGCCCTGTTTATTAGCTATGGGGGCAAAGCAGCAACCAACACAACTGGTAACTACCGTCGGCTCACACCACGCAGTATTCAGCGTATGGTGGCGCGCTACGCCCTGCTAGCGGGCATTACCAAGCATGTGAGCCCGCACAGCTTGCGGCATAGCTTTGCTACCGACTTACTCATGAACGGTGCCGATATACGAAGCGTGCAAGCCATGCTTGGCCATAGTAACATTGCTACCACCCAAATTTATACCCACGTTACCGACCCACACCTAAGAGCTGTCCACGAAAAGTTCCATAATAAAGCCTAA
- a CDS encoding glycosyltransferase family 2 protein — MKNIEIPLVSERGKIYRLFEMVPGVLTWLTLSLPFVLSFIAPILAAYFIVAYLLMWFFKTFFMNVRMAQGYKKLQQSTSLDWYSHAQELDNPEPAFLRYPEGISPQWHYRNMIRHQARKGDRARLSELYQAVIIAVYNESPEVVEPTILSVASSNFPLDKMVVILAVEERGGAEVRKNMQALVVKHKKLFKHLEMVVHPKDIPHEVIGKGGNITYAGRRVDDYFKQQNIPARNVIVTTLDSDNRPHHQYFAAVSYAYLACPDPIHASFQPISIFTNNIWDVPAPMRVIATGNSFWNIVLGLRPHMIRNFASHSQTLKTLQDTDFWSTRTIVEDGHQFWRTYFAYNGQHEVHPMLVPIYQDAVLDVTYRKTLKAQFIQIRRWAWGASDIAYVLNAGWRRKNSVPKVDLLFKTARLIEGHLSWATAPLLLLLGAFVPLYIAPEAGDSYIANQLPVIASYIQRIAMAGLFLSIYLSIRLLPPKPPRYKAHHWIPMLLQWVLLPLTTIIYSSFAALYSQTRLMFGKYLGKFDVTTKAIKK; from the coding sequence ATGAAAAACATAGAGATTCCTTTAGTCTCTGAGCGCGGTAAGATATATCGGTTATTTGAAATGGTACCTGGTGTGCTGACGTGGCTGACTTTATCGTTACCATTTGTATTGAGTTTTATTGCACCGATACTGGCTGCGTATTTTATCGTCGCTTATTTGTTAATGTGGTTCTTTAAAACATTTTTTATGAATGTTCGTATGGCGCAGGGTTACAAGAAACTTCAGCAGAGTACGTCTCTAGATTGGTATAGCCATGCCCAAGAGCTCGATAATCCTGAACCAGCATTCTTACGGTATCCAGAGGGAATTTCACCGCAGTGGCACTATCGCAATATGATACGTCATCAGGCTCGAAAAGGTGATCGTGCTCGGCTGAGTGAACTATACCAAGCAGTGATTATCGCTGTTTATAACGAATCGCCAGAAGTCGTAGAACCAACAATCTTAAGTGTGGCGAGTAGCAATTTTCCTCTAGATAAAATGGTGGTAATACTTGCAGTAGAAGAGCGTGGTGGAGCAGAAGTGCGTAAAAATATGCAAGCGCTAGTTGTAAAACATAAAAAACTGTTCAAACATTTAGAAATGGTCGTGCATCCAAAAGATATTCCTCATGAGGTTATCGGTAAGGGTGGCAATATCACGTATGCTGGGCGCAGAGTAGATGATTACTTTAAACAACAAAACATTCCGGCTCGCAATGTGATCGTTACGACATTAGATTCTGATAATAGGCCACATCATCAATATTTTGCCGCAGTTTCATATGCCTATTTAGCGTGTCCAGACCCCATTCACGCATCGTTCCAACCTATATCTATTTTTACGAACAATATATGGGATGTGCCTGCGCCAATGCGTGTTATCGCAACTGGTAATTCATTTTGGAATATTGTTTTAGGGCTACGGCCACACATGATTCGCAACTTTGCATCACATTCGCAGACGCTAAAGACACTACAAGACACAGATTTTTGGAGTACACGTACGATTGTAGAGGACGGCCATCAATTCTGGCGAACATACTTTGCCTATAACGGCCAGCACGAGGTTCACCCTATGCTGGTGCCTATATATCAAGATGCCGTGCTAGATGTTACGTATCGCAAAACACTCAAAGCACAGTTTATACAAATTCGCCGATGGGCCTGGGGTGCTTCAGACATAGCGTATGTACTTAACGCTGGCTGGAGAAGAAAAAATTCCGTCCCTAAAGTAGACTTGTTATTTAAAACCGCCAGATTAATAGAAGGGCACCTTTCGTGGGCAACTGCGCCCCTGCTACTGCTGTTAGGAGCGTTTGTACCACTGTATATTGCACCAGAGGCAGGCGATAGTTATATTGCGAACCAACTGCCTGTCATCGCTAGTTATATCCAACGTATAGCTATGGCAGGGCTCTTTCTAAGTATTTACCTTAGCATTAGGTTACTACCACCTAAACCACCACGTTATAAGGCTCACCACTGGATACCAATGTTATTACAATGGGTTCTCTTACCGCTAACTACGATTATCTACAGTAGTTTTGCAGCGCTGTATTCTCAAACAAGGCTGATGTTTGGTAAATACCTTGGCAAATTTGATGTCACCACAAAGGCTATTAAGAAGTAA
- a CDS encoding PH domain-containing protein: MPQKYFADQFDDEEMLYMFRKHPIVMRKALIFSSLFLLAGVLPSLIWPTFQVFFGGLAIGLLLFVCTLFYSWIGWYFTVYIVTDQRFIQISQKGLWNRSVVDIGINKIQTVSYQVKGLEQSLLGFGTIVIQTYVGELVIHHVHHPRAIQKRLTHILRELGVTTAVPASNE, from the coding sequence ATGCCACAAAAATATTTTGCAGACCAATTTGACGACGAAGAAATGCTTTACATGTTTAGAAAGCACCCTATAGTGATGCGTAAAGCGCTTATTTTTAGTTCATTGTTTTTACTCGCAGGTGTCTTGCCATCACTTATTTGGCCTACGTTTCAAGTATTCTTTGGTGGCTTAGCAATTGGCCTTTTACTATTTGTATGTACATTATTTTATTCATGGATAGGCTGGTACTTTACGGTATATATAGTTACAGACCAACGGTTTATTCAGATTAGCCAAAAAGGCTTATGGAACCGCAGCGTTGTTGATATTGGTATAAATAAAATTCAAACAGTATCGTACCAAGTAAAAGGCCTAGAGCAATCTTTGCTTGGATTTGGTACAATAGTAATACAGACATATGTTGGCGAGCTCGTTATACACCACGTACATCACCCAAGAGCAATCCAGAAACGTCTGACACACATCTTGCGAGAATTAGGGGTGACAACAGCAGTTCCTGCAAGTAACGAATAG
- the thrS gene encoding threonine--tRNA ligase, which yields MTDQKLHAMRHSLAHIMADAVGQLWPHAKFGVGPVIENGFYYDIDLGNTTISEDDFSKIEKKMKEIIKSNVSFVKTEKSIQDAIVWAEQSDQPYKVELLNDLKRSGTTSAKDIDTEELGLPSQGTSKVETVSFYTSGSFTDLCRGPHVESTKDIGAFKLMRVAGAYWRGKENNPQMQRLYGVAFGSKQELDEYLQMLEEAKKRDHRKLGQELDLFTFSDLVGPGLPLYTPNGAVLIEELRNALNEIGRQYGMRQVSIPHIAKIELYETSGHAQKFSGELFHVKSHYEQDFVLKPVNCPHHTQIYAGHPRSYRDLPLRYVEQTMQYRDEKPGQLGGLQRTRGFTVDDGHTFCRADQIKEEASIIVEIIRDFYESLGLWGNHWVSLSVRDYANPDAYIGDTADWEVAEQMLQEVSDIHGLGAKKMEGEAAIYGPKLDFMFKDALGRETQLATIQLDFAMPKRFGLTYVNEDGKDAIPVMIHRAILGSFERFIMLLIEHYAGRFPVWLAPEQVRFITVNQTTPVVQVAEKAHEKAKQLGLRTSVDNANDSVGKKIRNAEKMKIPYTIVIGEKEVESGETTPRIRNDIEVQLEHPIKIDNFLKTVANEAKTRTTKTTL from the coding sequence ATGACTGATCAAAAACTACACGCAATGCGCCATAGTTTGGCACACATAATGGCAGACGCCGTAGGACAGCTTTGGCCTCATGCTAAATTTGGCGTCGGACCAGTAATAGAAAATGGTTTTTATTATGATATCGATTTAGGCAATACGACAATTTCTGAAGATGATTTTTCAAAAATAGAAAAGAAAATGAAAGAGATTATCAAGAGCAACGTTTCATTTGTCAAAACAGAAAAATCTATTCAAGATGCTATTGTGTGGGCGGAGCAATCAGACCAACCATACAAGGTAGAGTTATTGAATGATCTTAAGCGGTCTGGCACGACAAGTGCAAAAGACATAGACACAGAAGAACTCGGCTTGCCATCACAAGGTACGAGCAAAGTAGAAACAGTATCTTTTTACACTAGTGGTAGTTTTACAGATTTGTGCCGAGGTCCACACGTAGAGAGCACGAAGGACATTGGTGCTTTTAAACTGATGCGTGTAGCGGGCGCGTATTGGAGGGGGAAAGAGAATAATCCTCAGATGCAGCGCCTCTATGGGGTAGCATTTGGGTCAAAACAAGAACTAGACGAATATTTACAAATGCTTGAAGAAGCGAAAAAACGAGATCATCGCAAACTCGGCCAAGAGTTAGATTTGTTTACCTTTTCAGATCTCGTTGGCCCTGGTTTACCCTTGTATACTCCTAACGGGGCCGTATTAATTGAAGAATTGCGAAATGCTTTAAATGAAATCGGTAGACAATATGGTATGAGGCAAGTGTCTATACCGCATATTGCTAAGATAGAACTATATGAAACATCTGGGCATGCTCAGAAATTTAGCGGTGAATTATTTCATGTAAAGAGTCATTATGAACAAGATTTTGTTTTAAAGCCTGTAAACTGTCCGCACCATACCCAGATATACGCTGGACACCCTAGAAGCTACAGAGATTTGCCACTGCGCTACGTTGAGCAGACTATGCAATATCGGGACGAAAAGCCAGGCCAGCTCGGCGGGCTTCAAAGAACAAGAGGTTTTACGGTAGATGATGGACACACATTTTGTCGTGCTGATCAAATCAAGGAAGAAGCTTCTATCATCGTTGAAATCATCCGTGATTTTTATGAATCTCTTGGGTTGTGGGGTAATCATTGGGTGTCACTTTCGGTTAGGGATTATGCTAACCCAGATGCGTACATTGGGGATACAGCGGACTGGGAAGTTGCAGAGCAAATGTTACAAGAGGTATCAGACATCCATGGATTAGGTGCTAAAAAAATGGAAGGAGAAGCTGCAATATATGGTCCTAAACTAGACTTTATGTTTAAAGATGCGCTAGGCCGTGAAACGCAGCTCGCGACCATTCAGCTAGACTTTGCTATGCCCAAACGCTTTGGGCTAACGTATGTTAATGAAGATGGCAAAGACGCTATCCCAGTAATGATACATCGTGCAATTCTCGGTTCGTTTGAGCGGTTTATTATGCTCCTTATAGAGCACTATGCTGGCAGATTTCCAGTTTGGCTGGCCCCAGAACAGGTTCGTTTTATAACGGTTAATCAAACAACTCCGGTAGTACAAGTGGCAGAGAAAGCTCATGAAAAAGCAAAACAGCTTGGTTTACGCACCAGTGTAGATAATGCAAATGACTCCGTAGGAAAAAAGATACGTAATGCTGAAAAGATGAAGATACCATACACAATTGTTATTGGTGAAAAAGAAGTCGAAAGTGGTGAAACAACACCGCGTATTCGTAATGACATAGAAGTACAGCTGGAGCATCCGATAAAAATTGATAATTTCTTAAAAACAGTAGCCAACGAAGCAAAAACACGAACCACTAAAACGACATTATAG
- a CDS encoding undecaprenyl-diphosphate phosphatase: MSYLDAIILGLVQGLTEFIPVSSSGHLVIFNYLLGTPESFAFDVLLNIGTLSALILFYRKRIKELIIRTFVGKEWALLSKLLAATIPAFAIGLSFGNQIKALNNMVWVVVIMLVLVGILMIIYGKPNPESDDSPLESSVTWPVALRVGFAQAIALIPGTSRSGITILTGLRSNLSAARAAEFSFMLAIPTIAGATTKVMLLDGGWSYVSSNVGVVLVGNIVSFASGLFAIGFLLKLLSTRGLRDFGWYRIGLAAVLSVLLVTGII, from the coding sequence ATGAGCTATTTAGATGCAATTATTTTGGGGTTAGTTCAAGGACTAACAGAGTTTATTCCGGTCTCAAGTTCGGGGCATCTTGTGATATTTAACTACTTGCTTGGTACACCCGAATCTTTTGCGTTTGACGTACTACTAAACATAGGTACGCTCAGTGCGCTTATATTGTTTTATCGCAAACGTATCAAAGAATTGATCATACGAACATTCGTTGGTAAAGAATGGGCCCTCCTGAGTAAATTGCTGGCTGCAACTATCCCGGCTTTTGCGATTGGTCTGTCGTTTGGTAATCAAATAAAAGCGCTCAATAATATGGTGTGGGTCGTTGTTATAATGCTGGTTCTAGTAGGTATTTTGATGATTATATACGGTAAGCCTAACCCAGAATCAGACGATAGTCCGCTAGAAAGTTCGGTTACGTGGCCAGTGGCACTACGGGTTGGCTTTGCGCAGGCTATAGCACTTATACCTGGCACGTCACGTAGTGGTATAACAATTCTGACAGGTTTACGGAGTAATCTTAGCGCCGCCCGGGCTGCCGAATTTAGCTTTATGTTAGCGATACCCACAATAGCTGGTGCTACTACTAAAGTAATGCTTCTAGACGGTGGCTGGTCATACGTGTCGTCTAATGTTGGTGTTGTGCTTGTTGGTAACATTGTTTCGTTTGCGAGTGGCCTATTTGCTATAGGCTTTTTACTTAAGTTACTTAGTACGCGGGGTTTGCGAGATTTTGGTTGGTACCGTATTGGTTTAGCGGCAGTCTTATCAGTATTGCTTGTGACTGGTATTATATAG